A stretch of the Medicago truncatula cultivar Jemalong A17 chromosome 5, MtrunA17r5.0-ANR, whole genome shotgun sequence genome encodes the following:
- the LOC11412793 gene encoding E3 ubiquitin-protein ligase MPSR1, with product MASEAEISEISSLFERMIRNRDMSLFLPFMLSLSQTLNNSDPDHESETNEDSTPQRIIFVNPLTQSITVIDGASSIEELFNNLGSSTKNGQPPATKESIEAMDKIEIEEGDGGECVVCLEEFEVGGVVKEMPCKHRFHGKCIEKWLGIHGSCPVCRYQMPVDQEDDGKKREEEEGGERRRVGDGGGGNGEVWVSFSINRSRRNQDQDSSSNPREDDDDEVEN from the coding sequence ATGGCTTCAGAAGCTGAAATTTCTgaaatttcttctttatttgAAAGAATGATCCGAAACAGAGACATGTCTCTGTTTTTACCCTTTATGCTAAGCCTTTCACAAACTTTAAACAACAGCGACCCAGATCATGAATCCGAAACCAATGAAGATTCCACTCCTCAAAGAATCATTTTTGTGAACCCTTTGACACAGAGTATCACTGTAATCGATGGAGCTTCAAGCATTGAAGAACTCTTTAACAACCTTGGAAGTTCTACAAAGAATGGTCAACCACCGGCTACGAAGGAGTCTATAGAAGCTATGGACAAGATTGAGATTGAAGAAGGTGATGGTGGTGAGTGTGTTGTTTGTTTGGAGGAATTTGAGGTTGGTGGGGTTGTGAAGGAGATGCCTTGTAAGCATAGGTTTCATGGAAAGTGTATTGAGAAGTGGTTAGGGATTCATGGGTCTTGTCCTGTTTGTAGGTATCAGATGCCTGTTGATCAGGAAGATGATGGTAAGAAaagggaggaagaagaaggtggTGAGAGAAGAAGGGttggtgatggtggtggtggtaacGGTGAAGTTTGGGTTAGTTTTTCTATTAATAGGAGTAGGAGAAATCAAGATCAAGATTCTTCATCCAACCCtagagaagatgatgatgatgaagttgagaattaa
- the LOC11408893 gene encoding 50S ribosomal protein L18: MVQVVNSFELFQFNTSSFFGVIPKPFISFQPQTTSLIKKSLVTKAKANARKESAKIRNRKMQKKFNGTATHPRLSVFCSDKQLYAMLVDDQNKKCLFYGSTLQKLFRENPPCSTIEAAQRVGEALVKACVDLNINEISSYDRNGFGRGERLNAFEIAISNFGFLPR; this comes from the exons ATGGTTCAAGTCGTGAATTCATTTGAACTATTTCAATTCAATACTTCTTCTTTCTTCGGAGTTATCCCAAAACCATTCATTTCCTTTCAACCACAAACTACAA gtttaattaaaaaatcattagtGACTAAAGCCAAGGCgaatgcaagaaaagaaagtGCTAAAATTCGAAACAGGAAGATGCAGAAAAAG tttaatggTACTGCCACACATCCAAGGCTTTCAGTATTTTGCTCAGATAAGCAATTGTATGCAATGCTTGTAgatgatcaaaataaaaagtgcTTATTCTATGGAAGCACACTGCAGAAATTGTTCCGAGAAAATCCTCCCTGCAGCACTATT GAAGCTGCTCAACGTGTTGGGGAGGCACTTGTGAAAGCCTGTGTTGATCTAAACATAAATGAAATATCATCCTATGATCGCAATGGCTTTGGTCGTGGAGAAAGGTTAAACGCCTTTGAGATTGCCATTTCCAATTTTGGGTTCTTGCCTAGATAG